The following proteins come from a genomic window of Prionailurus viverrinus isolate Anna chromosome D1, UM_Priviv_1.0, whole genome shotgun sequence:
- the LOC125176637 gene encoding olfactory receptor 4A15-like, which produces MEHRINVTEFVLLGLTQSLQGQKILFVVFLLIYIVTMVGNLLIVMTVVVSPTLDSPMYFFLGYLSFMDAVYSTTVTPNMIIDLLYEKKTISFQACMSQLFIGHLFGGAEILLLVAMAYDRYVAICKPLHYSTIMNQRVCVLLLLLAWVGGFLHAVVHLVFVYDLPFCGPNIIDHFICDMYPLLKLACTDTYIIGLTVVANDGAICVVIFTVLLISYGVILHSLKNLSQEGRRKALSTCGSHITVVVLFFVPCIFMYVRPPSTLPIDKSLTVFYTVITPMLNPLIYTLRNGEMKNAMEKLWTKGRK; this is translated from the coding sequence ATGGAACATAGGATCAATGTGACTGAGTTTGTCCTCTTGGGGCTCACTCAGAGCCTCCAAGGtcagaaaatattatttgttgtGTTCTTGCTCATCTACATTGTGACAATGGTGGGCAACCTCCTCATTGTGATGACCGTGGTGGTCAGCCCAACCCTGGATTCCcctatgtatttctttcttggtTACTTATCTTTTATGGATGCTGTATATTCTACTACAGTCACTCCAAATATGATTATAGACTTACTCTATGAGAAGAAAACCATTTCCTTCCAAGCTTGCATGTCCCAGCTCTTTATAGGACACTTGTTTGGTGGTGCAGAGATTTTACTTCTGGTggccatggcctatgaccgctatgtggccatctgcaaaccctTGCATTATTCGACCATCATGAACCAACGGGTGTgtgttttgttgctgctgttggcCTGGGTTGGAGGTTTTTTGCATGCTGTTGTTCACCTTGTCTTTGTTTACGACCTTCCCTTCTGTGGTCCCAATATCATTGACCACTTCATCTGTGACATGTACCCATTATTAAAACTTGCCTGCACTGACACTTACATTATTGGCCTCACCGTGGTTGCCAATGATGGGGCAATCTGTGTGGTCATCTTTACGGTCTTGCTCATCTCCTATGGGGTCATTCTGCACTCTCTGAAGAACCTTAGTCAGGAAGGGAGGCGCAAAGCCTTATCCACCTGTGGCTCCCACATTACAGTGGTGGTCctcttctttgtcccctgcaTCTTCATGTATGTGAGACCTCCTTCTACCTTACCCATTGATAAATCCTTGACTGTATTTTACACAGTTATCACTCCTATGTTGAACCCCTTAATCTATACTCTGAGAAATGGAGAGATGAAAAATGCCATGGAAAAGCTCTGgaccaaaggaagaaaataa